In Vicingus serpentipes, the DNA window AATAAATATTATTAGCATTACAATTAATATTTTTGCACTAAAATAGATTGAATGAAAAACGTACTTGTAATACTTGCTCACCCAGAAATTGAAAAATCGATTGGAAACAAAGCTATTAGTGAAGCCATAGATCAACTTGAACACTCAGAAGTAAGAAATTTAAACTTACTTTACCCTGATTTTAATATTGATGTTGAAGCAGAACAAGAAGCATTAAAAAAAGCAGACGTTATTATCTTTCAATACCCTTTATTTTGGTACAACGTTCCTGCAATACTAAAGGAATGGAAAGATAAAGTATTCACCTACGGCTTTGCATTTGGAAAAGATAAATATCAGCTTGAAGGAAAAGAAATTATAGTTTCTTTTACAACTGGTAGTTCAGTAAAAGATTACCCCAGAGATGTTGTAGAAAAAATTATATTTCCATTTAAAGGCTTGGCCGATTTTTGTAAAATGAACTACAACACTGAAGTTATTTCTCACGAAATCAATAACTATTCTGACGAAGCCATTGAAAAGTCGAAATCTTTTGCCGACCTTCATACACAAAAAATTATTGAACTGATTACAAAATAGTTCAAACAACTTAAA includes these proteins:
- a CDS encoding NAD(P)H-dependent oxidoreductase, with translation MKNVLVILAHPEIEKSIGNKAISEAIDQLEHSEVRNLNLLYPDFNIDVEAEQEALKKADVIIFQYPLFWYNVPAILKEWKDKVFTYGFAFGKDKYQLEGKEIIVSFTTGSSVKDYPRDVVEKIIFPFKGLADFCKMNYNTEVISHEINNYSDEAIEKSKSFADLHTQKIIELITK